One window of Macadamia integrifolia cultivar HAES 741 unplaced genomic scaffold, SCU_Mint_v3 scaffold_244A, whole genome shotgun sequence genomic DNA carries:
- the LOC122071497 gene encoding diacetyl reductase [(S)-acetoin forming]-like, with protein MRNMGSAVSARGVAAIVGVGPKLGRSIARKFVHEGYTVAILSRDLGRLSRYADEIAREEKAQVFAIRIDCSDSRSVREGFEGVLSLGFVEVLVYNAYQPVSWQPTSIADIPVDAFQKSINVSTVGAFHCAQQVLPGMVDRRKGTILFTGCSASLNGIPGFSDQSCGKFALRGLSQCLAKEFQPLGIHVAHIIIDGIVGTPKWASASTSQRSSQHQKQQQQQQQQSRGGEESMDPDALAQTYWYLHIQDPSGWTQEIDIRSPTHRYF; from the exons ATGCGAAACATGGGGAGTGCCGTCTCTGCTAGAGGCGTCGCAGCCATCGTAGGCGTTGGACCAAAGCTTGGCCGCTCTATCGCCCGCAAGTTTGTCCACGAAGGCTACACCGTTGCCATTCTCTCTCGTGACCTTG GAAGACTCTCAAGATACGCAGACGAGATTGCTAGAGAAGAGAAAGCGCAGGTATTCGCAATCCGCATCGACTGCTCCGACTCTCGGAGCGTGAGAGAGGGATTCGAAGGGGTTCTGTCCCTTGGGTTCGTGGAGGTTCTGGTCTACAACGCATACCAGCCAGTCTCATGGCAACCCACCAGCATCGCCGACATCCCCGTCGATGCATTCCAGAAGTCAATCAATGTCTCCACCGTCGGCGCTTTCCACTGCGCTCAGCAG GTTCTTCCGGGCATGGTGGATAGAAGGAAAGGGACCATTCTCTTCACAGGCTGCTCTGCTTCCCTCAATGGCATTCCTGGTTTCTCTGATCAGA GCTGTGGAAAATTCGCACTAAGGGGACTGTCGCAATGCCTGGCCAAAGAGTTCCAACCTTTGGGCATCCACGTCGCTCACATTATCATCGACGGCATCGTTGGCACACCTAA ATGGGCATCAGCTTCGACATCACAGAGATCATCGCAGCATCagaagcaacagcaacagcaacagcaacaaagTCGAGGAGGGGAGGAGTCGATGGATCCGGATGCGTTGGCTCAGACCTACTGGTATTTGCATATCCAAGACCCATCCGGTTGGACCCAGGAGATTGATATTCGATCTCCCACCCATAGATATTTCTGA